In Janthinobacterium sp. J1-1, a single genomic region encodes these proteins:
- a CDS encoding ligase-associated DNA damage response DEXH box helicase, whose product MSKSALAQRIDDWFAAKGWTVFPFQRAVWRAAASGQPGMLHASTGSGKTYAVWFGALLRSDRLVRKSRKQGLRVVWITPMRALAADTVRALQASSEALAPGWRIEARTGDTSAAQRARQSKTWPDVLVTTPESLSLMLSQANAAERFNLLETVIVDEWHELLGSKRGVQVQLALARLRRWNPALITWGVSATLGNLQQAQDVLLGEHNSGVLVEGKVRKRIVVDSLIPLNPTRFPWGGHLGIQMLQPLIAEIDGSATTLVFTNTRSQAEIWYQHLIDARPDWAGLIALHHGSLAREVREWVEQSLKAGTLKAVVCTSSLDLGVDFLPVERVLQIGSAKGIARLVQRAGRSGHAPGRVSRVTLVPTNSLELLEAAGARQALAQGLLEARPVPDKPLDVLVQHLVTIALGGGFQSQALYEEVRTAWSYRNLTAQEWQWALDFVARGGQSLTVYPEYRRVLPDEDGIYRVPDAALARRHRMSIGTIVSESSIQVKYISGGKIGSIEESFISRLKQGDHFLFGGRILEFVRVHEMTAYVRRATGSRGAVPRWQGGKMPLSSELAHAVLDQLQQAQDGEATGPEMRALAPLLAIQQKWSSLPTRASLLVETLSSREGHHLFLYPFAGRSVHLGLASLLAYRIARVQPATLSIAVNDYGFELLGADDLDFAPLFTAGKGGQVPLFSLDKLLEDVLASLNATELSQRRFREIARIAGLVFQGYPGQPKSTRQLQASSSLFFEVFRKHDAGNLLLTQAQREVLEQELELTRLRATLRELHQRSMSVQALQRASPFAFGLMVERFREKLTTEKLSDRVARLVRELEKAAA is encoded by the coding sequence GTGAGCAAGAGCGCGCTGGCGCAGCGCATCGACGACTGGTTTGCGGCCAAGGGCTGGACCGTGTTTCCGTTCCAGCGCGCCGTCTGGCGCGCGGCCGCCAGCGGCCAGCCCGGCATGCTGCATGCGAGTACCGGTTCCGGCAAGACCTACGCCGTCTGGTTCGGCGCCTTGCTGCGTTCCGATCGATTGGTGCGCAAGAGCCGCAAGCAGGGCCTGCGCGTGGTGTGGATCACGCCGATGCGCGCGCTGGCGGCCGATACCGTGCGCGCGTTGCAGGCATCCAGCGAAGCATTGGCGCCCGGCTGGCGCATCGAGGCGCGTACCGGCGACACCAGCGCGGCCCAGCGTGCGCGGCAATCGAAGACCTGGCCCGACGTACTGGTCACCACGCCCGAAAGCCTGTCGCTGATGTTGAGTCAAGCCAATGCCGCCGAGCGCTTCAACCTGCTGGAAACGGTGATCGTCGACGAGTGGCACGAGCTGCTGGGCAGCAAGCGCGGCGTGCAGGTGCAGCTGGCGCTGGCCCGCCTGCGGCGCTGGAATCCGGCCCTGATTACCTGGGGCGTCTCGGCCACCCTGGGCAACTTGCAGCAGGCGCAGGACGTGCTGCTCGGCGAACACAATAGCGGCGTGCTGGTCGAAGGCAAGGTGCGCAAGCGCATCGTGGTCGACAGTCTGATCCCGCTCAATCCCACGCGCTTTCCCTGGGGTGGCCACCTGGGCATCCAGATGCTGCAGCCGCTGATCGCCGAAATCGACGGCAGCGCCACGACTCTCGTATTTACCAATACCCGTTCGCAAGCCGAGATCTGGTACCAGCACCTGATCGACGCGCGGCCGGACTGGGCCGGGCTGATTGCCTTGCACCATGGTTCGCTGGCGCGCGAGGTACGCGAGTGGGTCGAGCAGAGTCTGAAGGCCGGCACGCTGAAAGCCGTGGTCTGCACCTCCAGCCTCGACCTGGGCGTGGACTTCCTGCCGGTCGAGCGCGTATTGCAGATCGGCAGCGCGAAAGGCATCGCGCGCCTGGTGCAGCGGGCCGGGCGCAGCGGCCACGCGCCGGGGCGGGTCTCGCGCGTGACCCTGGTGCCGACCAACAGCCTGGAATTGCTGGAAGCGGCCGGCGCGCGCCAGGCGCTGGCGCAGGGATTGCTCGAAGCGCGGCCGGTGCCGGACAAACCGCTCGACGTGCTGGTGCAGCACCTGGTGACGATCGCGCTGGGCGGCGGTTTCCAGTCGCAAGCACTGTATGAGGAAGTGCGCACGGCCTGGTCGTACCGGAATCTGACGGCACAGGAATGGCAGTGGGCGCTCGATTTCGTCGCACGCGGCGGGCAGAGCCTGACCGTGTATCCCGAATACCGGAGAGTGCTGCCGGACGAGGACGGTATCTATCGCGTGCCGGACGCGGCGCTGGCGCGGCGCCACCGCATGAGTATCGGGACGATTGTTTCCGAATCGTCGATCCAGGTAAAGTACATAAGCGGCGGCAAGATCGGCAGCATCGAGGAATCGTTTATTTCGCGCCTGAAGCAGGGTGACCATTTCCTGTTTGGCGGGCGCATCCTGGAATTCGTGCGCGTGCATGAAATGACGGCCTATGTGCGGCGCGCCACCGGCAGCCGTGGCGCCGTGCCGCGCTGGCAGGGTGGCAAGATGCCGCTGTCGTCGGAACTGGCGCATGCCGTGCTCGACCAGTTGCAGCAGGCGCAGGACGGCGAGGCCACCGGGCCGGAAATGCGCGCATTGGCGCCACTGCTGGCGATCCAGCAGAAATGGTCCAGCCTGCCCACGCGCGCCAGCCTGCTGGTCGAAACCTTGTCCAGCCGCGAGGGCCATCATCTGTTCCTGTATCCGTTTGCAGGCCGTTCGGTGCACCTGGGGCTGGCGTCCCTGCTGGCGTACCGGATTGCGCGCGTGCAGCCGGCGACCTTGTCGATCGCCGTCAATGATTACGGCTTTGAATTGCTGGGCGCGGATGATCTCGATTTTGCGCCGCTGTTCACGGCAGGGAAGGGCGGGCAGGTTCCCCTGTTCAGCCTGGATAAGCTGCTGGAAGACGTGCTGGCCAGCCTGAACGCGACGGAGCTGTCGCAGCGGCGTTTTCGCGAAATCGCCCGCATCGCCGGCCTGGTATTCCAGGGCTATCCGGGCCAGCCGAAAAGTACGCGCCAGTTGCAGGCGTCATCGTCGCTGTTCTTTGAAGTGTTCCGCAAGCATGACGCAGGCAACTTGCTGCTGACGCAGGCGCAGCGCGAAGTGCTGGAGCAGGAACTGGAGCTGACGCGCCTGCGCGCCACCTTGCGTGAGCTGCACCAGCGCAGCATGAGCGTGCAAGCCTTGCAGCGCGCCTCGCCGTTTGCGTTCGGCCTGATGGTCGAGCGTTTCCGCGAAAAGCTGACCACCGAAAAACTGTCGGACCGGGTGGCGCGCCTGGTGCGCGAACTGGAGAAAGCGGCCGCATGA